The following nucleotide sequence is from Desulfocurvibacter africanus subsp. africanus DSM 2603.
CGTTGACGGCGCAAGTGAATTGCGCCTACGCCTACGCGGCGGCAAGCCATGCCGACGCATGGCTTGCAGAGCATTTTCAAAAGCAAAATGCTCTAAAAACGATCATAAGGCCTTCGGAAGCATGCCCAAGCCCATCGGGGCCGACTTCACACAACCCGCATAGGAGCCGCCCATGGCCGAGCGCATCGAAGATATCACCATCAATTATGAAGAGGACGGCGAGCAGGTCGTCAAGGAACTGGATAAGGAAGTGCTCACCAAGGGCGCCTGGACCACCATCCTCTTCCGTTACCAACAGCTCGACCGCAAGACCGGCGACTGGGGCAAGACACAGTATTCCATACGACGCTACCGCAAGGTCCAGGGCGAGTACCGCTCGCAGTCCAAATTCAACATTTCGAGCGCCGACCAGGCCAAAAAGATCATCGAGACTTTGACCCTCTGGCTCGGCAAGGAAGAGCAGGCTTAGGCCCATGGCGGTTCTCAGCGCGCGTGGCGTGCTTCTGGCCTTCTCGGGCCAACCGGTGCTGGACGGCGTGAACCTGACTCTGGAGGAGGGCGAGCGAGTCTGTCTGCTTGGCCGCAACGGCGCGGGCAAGTCATCGCTCATGGCCATCCTGGCGGGCCAGGCGAAACCCGACAGCGGCGAGGTGCATCGCGCCCAAGGTCTACGCACGGGCCTGTTGCCCCAGGACGTCCCGCCCGACCTGGGCGGAACGGTTTTCGAGGTAGTCACCTCGGGCCTCGGGGAAAAAGGCGAGTTGGGCCGACGCATGGCCGAGCACCATCGCCTTGCCCGCGAGCTTGCGGCCAATCAGACGGATGCGGCCCTGACAGCCAAGTTGGCCCTGGAGTTGACCAAGCTCGAACGCGCCCTGGAAGCGGCCGGCGGCTTCGAGGCCCTGCGCCAGGTCGATACGGCCGTATCCAAGCTCGGCCTGGACCCGGACGCGGAGTTCACGACCCTTTCCGGCGGATTGCAGCGCCGTACCCTGCTGGCCCGCGCCCTGGCCGGTGACCCGGATGTGCTCTTCCTGGACGAGCCCACGAACCACCTGGACCTGGATTCCATCGCTTGGTTGGAAGATTTCCTTCTGCGCCGGCGCGGCTCGCTATTTTTTGTGACCCACGACCGAGCCTTCCTGCGTCGCCTGGCCACGCGCATAGTAGAGCTGGACCGCGGTCAGCTCACCAGTTGGGCTTGCGATTACGACACCTATCTGGAGCGCCGGGCCGCGCAGCTTGAGGCTGAATCCTCGGAGCGGGCCAAGTTCGACAAGAAGCTGGCCCAGGAGGAAGTCTGGATTCGCACGGGCATCAAGGCCCGCCGCACGCGCGATATGGGCCGTGTGCGCCGCCTGGTGGATATGCGCCGCGAGCGGGCCGCGCGCCGCGAGCGCGTGGGCTCGGCTCAACTGCTGGCCCAGGAGGCTGATCGCTCGGGCAAGCTGGTTGCCGAGCTGGAGCATGTCAGCTTCACCTATGACGGCCGTCCGGTCATCCAGGACCTGACCACTGTGGTCACGCGCGGGGACAAGCTTGGCATCATCGGACCCAACGGCGCGGGCAAGACAACGCTGTTGCATTTGCTTTTAGGCCGTTTGCAGCCAACCAGCGGCACGGTGCGCCTGGGCACGAACATGCAGGTGGCCTATTTCGACCAGCTGCGCGCCGAGCTGGACCACGACAAAAGCGTCAAGGACAACGTGGCCGGCGGCAACGATCAGGTCATTGTGAACGGTCAACCCGTGCACGTGCTCGGCTGGCTGCGCAACTTCCTGTTCTCGGCCGACCGCGCGCGCATACCAGTGCGTTTGCTCTCGGGCGGCGAGCGCAACCGGCTGCTGCTGGCCAAGCTCTTTGCCCGGCCCTGCAACGTGCTGGTCATGGACGAGCCCACCAACGACCTGGATCTGGAGACCCTGGAGCTTCTGGAGGATCTGCTGGCCGACTTTTCCGGCACGCTCCTGCTGGTCAGCCATGACCGCGCCTTCCTGAACAACGTGGTCACCTCCACCCTGGCCTTTGAGGGCAATGGCCGGGTGGTTGAGTACGCCGGCGGCTACGACGACTGGCTCAGCCAACGCCAGGCGACCTCGCAAGCCAAGTCGGCGGCGCAGCGGGTCCCGGATGACGAGGCCGCGGCCAAATCAGCCGCCTCGCGCGGCCCGCGCAAGCTGAGCTTCAAGGAAAAGGCCGAAGCCGAGACCAGGCGCAAGGAACTGGCTGAGCTGCCGGCCCGCATCGAGGCTCTTGAAACCGAACAGGCCGAACTCAACGCGCGACTGTCCTCGCCTGATTTGTACAGCGATCCCCAATCCGTGCAAAAGGTCCAGGCGCGCATGGCCGAGATCGAGTCAGGCCTGGACAGAGCCCTGGCCCGCTGGGAAGAGCTGGAGTCGGCCCAGAAGGTTTTCGATGCCGCCCTGGCCAGCGGCGAGGTACGCGAATAGCCGCCGTGACGAACGCCTTCCGCTCCCAAGGCAGACTCGCCGACATCATGGCGCATAGCCCGGCCGTGGCCGTGGCCTGGGCCGACATTCGGCGCGAGCGCGTTCTGTTCGTCTCGGACAATGCAGGCCGCCTTGGCCTGGACGCCGAGGCCCTTTTGTCCGGCAGCCTTTCCCTGGTCGAGCGAATCCATCCCGAGGACGCCCCGCGCGTGCGGGCTCTGACCGAGCAGGCCCTGGCCCTGGGTCGTTCAGAGCTACGCTTGGAGTATCG
It contains:
- a CDS encoding ATP-binding cassette domain-containing protein, which translates into the protein MAVLSARGVLLAFSGQPVLDGVNLTLEEGERVCLLGRNGAGKSSLMAILAGQAKPDSGEVHRAQGLRTGLLPQDVPPDLGGTVFEVVTSGLGEKGELGRRMAEHHRLARELAANQTDAALTAKLALELTKLERALEAAGGFEALRQVDTAVSKLGLDPDAEFTTLSGGLQRRTLLARALAGDPDVLFLDEPTNHLDLDSIAWLEDFLLRRRGSLFFVTHDRAFLRRLATRIVELDRGQLTSWACDYDTYLERRAAQLEAESSERAKFDKKLAQEEVWIRTGIKARRTRDMGRVRRLVDMRRERAARRERVGSAQLLAQEADRSGKLVAELEHVSFTYDGRPVIQDLTTVVTRGDKLGIIGPNGAGKTTLLHLLLGRLQPTSGTVRLGTNMQVAYFDQLRAELDHDKSVKDNVAGGNDQVIVNGQPVHVLGWLRNFLFSADRARIPVRLLSGGERNRLLLAKLFARPCNVLVMDEPTNDLDLETLELLEDLLADFSGTLLLVSHDRAFLNNVVTSTLAFEGNGRVVEYAGGYDDWLSQRQATSQAKSAAQRVPDDEAAAKSAASRGPRKLSFKEKAEAETRRKELAELPARIEALETEQAELNARLSSPDLYSDPQSVQKVQARMAEIESGLDRALARWEELESAQKVFDAALASGEVRE